Genomic window (Rosa chinensis cultivar Old Blush chromosome 6, RchiOBHm-V2, whole genome shotgun sequence):
AAAGAAAGCAAATGTATTGACAGTCTCGTATCGTGGACACGTGATAGTAATAGTCTGGCAGAAGTCCACCTTCATGTTTTTTTAAGTGTGGACATTGTCAGAACAAAAAGAAAGCCCAACGAAATCATTTCAAGCGGGCCTCAAACCTTACGGGGCACCAATGGCACTAGAACAACAAAAGCCCAGAAACAGCCCATCTCCGCAAATCCACAAAGGGGGCAGTGATTCAGTGCGGCGTTGAAAAAGCAGCACGCACCAGCATTTGTGAAATCTGAATTGAGtgcagagagggagagagaaacaagagagaagaagatgggAGGAGGACATGGAGATGGCATAACGTACAAGGGCGTTACCATCCATCAGCCGAAGCGGTGGCACAGTGTCACCGGAAAAGGCCTTTGCGCCGTCATGTGGTAAACCCTCAGCCGCTCACTTGAATGTTCTCTGCAGATATTGACCCACCTGTTATTACATCTTGCTCTTACACTTGTCTATGTTTTGCTTAGTTACAGAAAACCCATATTACTGCTTTTGTTCAAGTTTGTTGAATCACTATCGATCAAATTTCGTTCAATTCAATGTACTCTGTCATCTCGGATCTGCTGTTAATCTTTGGGCTATTATCTGTAATGTTTGCGGAATTTATCGTTTTGTTGGGAAGACAGGCGTGAGAGTAGAAtgcttggaaaataattcattcAATAAGCTAAGCTGAATTGCACAGGCTTTACTCTGGGTTGATGTTGTGTAATGGGATTTCTTACTATTCGCAACAATTGGATTGATGATTAGGCTAGTGGCCGTGTTAAAGTTGTTTTACAGCATAGAGAATAACAGTAAAGAGAGTTGTTTCACTACACTGTAAAGCTTATGCACCGAGTACTTGAAAACCTGAAGAGGACTTTGATGAATGTTTTTGCAATAAATGGGTTCATTGCTTTCTCCAAGTCCAGCACTAAGTTGTCCTATCTTTTTCTCTTGTTGTGAATTTTAGTGATCTCTATCCTAGCAATGGAGATAGATAGTGAATTTGTTTATGTGTCTTTCCCTCCTCTTCtctttatgtttctttttttgggcATAACATTGCATTTCTCCGCAGCTTACGGGTCTTGTTTAAACTTTGATGTCTCAGGTTTTGGGTACTTTACAGGGCCAAGCAAGATGGTCCTGTAGTGCTGGTAAGACCTTCTCTTTGTTTCACTTATCGTTGTTATGTGATATATTCATGGACTGACTTTCATATTGTGTTTTTTAGGGTTGGAGACATCCCTGGGAGGGCCATGATGATCATGGTCATGGGCATGATGAACATCATTAGGTACAATCTATCATTATATGCCTCAGCTTCCACTAGACAATTGCACATTgcatttgtttgttttcttgatgTGATGCTTTATATTCTTTGATGAGTTGTGACATTTGGGAGAGAGAGTTTCGAACTTAAGAGCTCTTATTTTTAGTACAGAACAATTGGGTTACGTTTTCATACTGTTATGCAATGAGTCTATACATTTGTActttggattatggttatgctTTCACACTGTTATGCAATGAGTCTATGCTGCTGTACTTAGAAGTAGCGACTAGCCCTAAGCCTTCAATGAAAGAATCTTTAGACACAAGGATCATGGTCCTATATAGGTTGGTCATAATCTAGGGTTAGTATGATTTATGCTTGTAGATTTTCTGATTGGGCCATGACCCTCTCTTGAAGTAGTGGCCTAATTGAGGTCCATGAGTCGGCGACGAGCGACCGTCATCTTGGTTGATTGTTAGCTTTTGTTTCAGACTCCCAAGTTTTAATGCCTTAATGAAAATGTCATATAAAATGAATGAATACTGAATGAACAAACTCATTTGTATTGTTTGCAGATCTCTTGTTGAAGAACCAAGAGTGGAAATCATCAAGGGATTTATTGTTGGGAGACTGGTGCAAATGTGATCGGAGCATCTTTGTTGATTTCTGTTTAATAAAGTGATTGTGAAAAAGAGTGTGATGGGCAGCTTATGTCCAGGACATCAAACTTTGTTTCAAAATGTTATAAATCATATTGTATGCTGTAAACAGATTGCGATGTTGAAAGTAGTTGGATTTGCTTTTGCTCTAGCTCTGATAATATTTCATTGCGTCTCTGCAACCCAATTGAGtgttcacaaatcacaatgcTATCCACAGTTTTCAAGCATTCGTGTGGTGCTATTCTTTTGCATCCTTCGGAGTCTGGAGGTGCAGTTTATTGTAAGATTAGTAAAACTACAATAATGAATTGGGCAAAAGCAGTTTATCGTTAAAGAATCAAAGAATTGTTCaccaaaagaagtaaaagaatcAGTAACATTAATTACTATTAATGGATCAAAGAATTAAAGAATCATTGGCTACAAAGTAACTAGCTAATTAACTAGTTGGTAAGGATGTTAAGAAGTGCAACTCTGGTGTCGATCAAGCGCCTGAACATGCACTCTAATTCAACTTGAAGATCTTGAATGGCAATCTCCACAGCATCCAACCTTGTATTCGCACTCTGAAGCGCCGTTGCATCGCATAGGTCATGTACTTTTTGGCTCTTTCCACACACAAACTTGGACATGAACTTGAAAGAAGTAGCGGTACTTCTACTAGTTGATTTTCCATCCAGCCAGGGAATGGAAATGAGAGACAGCAGAGTCTCCACAATGGAAACAGTGGTGACCCTCACTTGTCTTAGCACATCTACAACAAGCGTAAGGTTCTCGTCTATAGGGCAAATTTCTGAGCTAACGATGGAGGATTTGTTATTCATAGGACGTCCTTTCAAAGAATTCAAGCACTTGAGGGTCTCCTTCTTCAACTTGTTCCTATAGAAATTGTAGGCTGTCATTTTGCTCCCAATATCTTCTTCGCCGGAGCTGGTCACTCTACGTAAAGTGAACTGAAGGTCCTGGAGATGCTCTTTCACAAGCAAAAGAACGTCTTTCGAAATGCTGCACACATCCAACAGTCTCAGAGATGCTTCCGAGACTTCATGAACCCATTTTTCTTGACTGTTGAGGACCAGAGCTTGCTGGATGATGGGAGAGTGGAGAAGATCATTAGCAGAGTTGTGCAGGTTTCTCAGAGCTTCAAAGTTCAGGCCAGCCATATTCGAATAATTTGATTGAGCTAAGGGAGCTTGGAAATCAGCTAGAGCCTAGAGAATGTTGATGTTGAAGGGTTTGTAGGTGGATGatataagaagaagaagctagcaGCACCGGCCTATATATATAAACGCTAGCCATATAAGTTAAATTAGAGATCTGAGATCTTGAAGAGGAAGAGAACCATGAAGAATCCTGTTGAGTACGGAAGCTAGTGACGGTAGCTATACAATTGGTAAACAGCTAGCTAACATATAATATTATTCATGCAAATTTGTCTGAATAATATCGAGGAGGAACCTTCCATGCATATAAAATACTAGTATTTTAGATAGCAAGAAAGTAGAAATATGGAGGCAAAGCAATATATGAAGCAGATATTGCTGTTGGTGATTAGACTTATAAGGATAATCATACATGCACGAGGGGGACTACGGCACAGGCCAGCCTGGTTTTAATTGCTAGAAACCAAGGAGACAAGATGTTGTAACAAATCAAGATTAGCTAAATATTAAGTCTTGATTAAGGAGCTTAATTTAACGGACGTGTTACGAAATGATCCACTTAACGACAAGTGTTCATATGGTTTTGTTTTCTCAACGTACGACATAGTACCTAGTGATTGATCAGAAGCTGAGACCAAAATCCACAGTTGCAGCAGTTGAAGGAACTTCACAGAAGTTCATGGAAACAGTTTTAGTCAAACATATAGTTACTGTACAAAATTAGGGAAATATTTATCAACGAATTTGGATTGTTGCTGCCATTGAGCCTCAAGACATTTCTGAAGCTTGATTAGGACATAGATAATCACATAGTTGGATAACTAATCATGAATGGAAATAAACTACTCCTGGCAGTATCCGAATTTCAATTACTTACCCCAAGGTCGCCAACCATGTAATTGAATCCGTAAAGAAATAGAGAACTCATTACTCACTTACTTTTGATTAGTATTGGAATAAGAAAGTTGACCCGAATGCATGGCTTTCCGAGTGTTTACCAACGTAAATGGAGTTGGAATGCGAGTGAGCTCTacatccaaaaataaataaattctaaattatttatttttttagaccCAATCAAGAAGTGGGCAGCTCCACAATTTGTTCATCGAATTGAGGCCCAATAACAAATTCAGAGTACATTAGGCCCAATCTGTAAACATCAAGTGCCTAATGTACAAAATGAACTATTTTAAACACAAAAAATGAATCAATAATTTTTGAGGTCGGACAAAATGAATGGAAACGAAGAGACCACGTAGGTTCACAACCCAAGCAAAACAATCCAAACTCCTCATCTATGGTGTCCCAAGATCCAAG
Coding sequences:
- the LOC112170147 gene encoding NADH dehydrogenase [ubiquinone] 1 beta subcomplex subunit 2, with translation MGGGHGDGITYKGVTIHQPKRWHSVTGKGLCAVMWFWVLYRAKQDGPVVLGWRHPWEGHDDHGHGHDEHH
- the LOC112171751 gene encoding uncharacterized protein LOC112171751, giving the protein MAGLNFEALRNLHNSANDLLHSPIIQQALVLNSQEKWVHEVSEASLRLLDVCSISKDVLLLVKEHLQDLQFTLRRVTSSGEEDIGSKMTAYNFYRNKLKKETLKCLNSLKGRPMNNKSSIVSSEICPIDENLTLVVDVLRQVRVTTVSIVETLLSLISIPWLDGKSTSRSTATSFKFMSKFVCGKSQKVHDLCDATALQSANTRLDAVEIAIQDLQVELECMFRRLIDTRVALLNILTN